The genomic segment TGTCGGGGTGGGGCGGGCGACCACCGCGGCCTGGGCCACGCCGGGCTGGGAGAGCAGCCAGGACTCGATCTCGGACGGGTCGATCCGGGTGCCGCGGATCTTGAGTTCGTCGTCGGCTCGGCCTACGTAGGTCAGGGTGCCGCCGGGGGTGCGGCGGACCACGTCGCCGGTGCGGTACATGCGGGTGCCGGGTGGGCCGGACGGGTCGGCCACGAAGCGGTGGGACGTCTCGGCGGGGCGGCCCTGGTAGCCGCGGGCCAGCTGGGCGCCGGCCACGTACAGCTCGCCCTCGACGGCCGGCTGCAGGTGGTCGTCGAGCACGTACAGGCGGGTGTTGGCCACGGGGGCCCCGATGGGGACGGCGGGGCCGTGGGTGCCGTCGTTGGGCCACCACGTGACCTGGACGGCCGTCTCGGTCGGGCCGTAGAAGTTGTCCAGGCGGGTGCCGGTGAGCTCGTGCCACCGGCGGGCCAGGTCGCCGGTCAGGGCTTCGCCGCCGCTGGAGACCCAGCGCAGCGTGGACGTCCAGGTGGTGTCGTCGCGGGCCGCGTCGGAGAGCAGGAAAGCCGCGGCCAGGGACGGCACCATCGTGAGGGCGGTGACGCGGTGGCGGCGGATCAGGGCGGCCAGGTCGGCCGGGTCCTGGGCGGCGTCCGCGGGCGGCAGCACGACGGCGGCGCCGGCGTACAGGGGCCAGAAGATCTCCCAGACCGACGTGTCGAAGCCGATCGGGGCCAGCTGCAGCATCCGGTCGGCGCCGTCGAGCGGGAACTGGCGGCGGGACCATTCCAGCTGGTTGACGACGGCTCGGTGGCTGACCAGCACGCCCTTGGGCCGGCCGGTCGAGCCGGAGGTGTAGAGCAAGTAGGCGGGGTGGTCGGGACGGAGACGCGTGACGACCGGCGCAGCGGTCACCGGGTGGTCGCCGACCAGCACGTACGTGCGGCGGGGCAGCCGGTCCACCAGGTCGCCGGTGGTGACGACCAGGGTGGCGCCGGCGTCGTCGAGCACGGTGGTGAGACGGTCGGCGGGGTGGGCGGGGTCGAGCGGCAGGTAGGCGGCGCCGGATTTCAGCACGCCGAGCAGCGCGACGATCAGCTCGACGCGGCGGGGTGCGGCCACGGCGACGATCCGTTCGGGGCCGGCCCCTTGCGCGATCAGGCGGGCGGCCAGGTCGTTGGAGCGGTCGTCCAGCTCGCGGTAGGTCAGGCTGCGTTCGCCGGCCAGCACGGCCACCGCGGACGGGGTGCGGGCGGCCTGCGCGGCGATCGCGGCGGGCAGCGTGGTGTCGGGGACGTCGAGGACCGGGCCTTCCAGCGCGGGCAGGGCCGTGTGGTGGGGGGCGATCCGGCCGACCGGTTCGGCGGGTGTGTGGACGACCGCGGTGAGCAGCTGGGCCAGTCCGGCGCGGAGCTGCTTCAGGGTGGCGGGGCTGATCCGGGCCGGGTCGTATTCGACGGTCAGGCCCAGCCGCGGGCCGGGGGTCACGAGCAGGCTGACCGGGTAGTGGGTGGCTTCGCGGAAGGTGACGCCGGTGACCCGCAGGCCTTCCGAGGCCAGTCCGGTGTGGTCGGGGTAGTTCTCCAGCACGACGAGCGAGTCGAACAGTTCCCCCACGCCGGCCAGGCGCTGGATCGCGGCCAGGCCGAGGTGCTGGTGGTCGAGCAGGGCGGCCTGCTCGCCGGAGAGCCGGACCAGCACGTCGATCAGGGGCTCGGCGGCGTGCCAGCGCACCCGTACGGGGACGGTGTTGATGAACAGGCCGATCATCGATTCGATGCCGGGCACGTCGGCTTGGCGGCCGGAGACCGTGCTGCCGAAGGCGACGTCGTGGCGGCCGGTCAGGTGGCCCAGCAGCAGGCCCCAGGCGCCGTGCAGCACCGCGCCGAGGGTGAGCCCGTGGGCCCGGGTCCGCCGCGTCAGCCCGGTGGCGACGTCGTCCGGCAGCTCCACGACGACCTGCCGTACGGGGCCGGGGGCCGCGGAGGGCGAGGCGAGCAGTGTGGGCTCGGTGAAGCCGGTCAGGGCGGCCCGCCAGGCGTCGGCGGCGGCCTGCTGGTCGCGGCCGGCCAGCCACTCCAGGTAGCGGCGGTACGGGGTGACCGCGGCCGGTCGCGGTGGCCGGCCGTGCGGGGCGTAGCCGTCGAGCAGGTCGCGCAGGAACACGGCGACCGACCAGCCGTCGGTGACGATGTGGTGGTGGGTCAGCACGAGCGTGTGCCGGTCGGGGGCGTGCCGCACGAGCAGGCAGCGCAGCAGCGGCGGCGTCGCCAGGTCGAAGCCGGCGTCGCGTTCCTCGGCCAGCAGCGCGTCCGTGACCGAGTCAGCCGGCACGACCCGCCACGGGGCGACCACACCGTCCACGACGACCTGCACGATCCGGCCGTCGGCCAGGTCGCGGAACCCGGCCCGCAGCGGCGCGTGCCGGTCCAGCACGCCCTGCACGGAGCGGCGCAGCGCGTCGGCGTCCAGCGGACCGTCCAGGGTGACGAGTTGCTGCACCTCGTAGCGGTCGGTGCTGTCACCGGCGTGGAAGTAGAAGCCCATTTGCAGCGGCGTCAACGGCAGCACGTCGTCGGCGGCCAGGGAGTCCACGTCCTCCTGGGTGAGTGGCACCAGCGGGAAGTCGGACGGGGTGTGGCCCCCGGCGCCGGGCGCGGAGGCGTGCGCGACCAGGGCGGTCAGGGCGGTGAACCAGCCCTGGGCCAGCTCGGTCACGGCCGCCTCGTCGATCAGGGCCGCCGGGTAGGCCCAGGTCACGCCGAGGCGCGGCCCGTCCGGGTAGTCCTCGGTGAAGGCGTTGACCTCCAGCGTGTACGGGGCGACGGGCATGTCGGCGTCGTAGCCGCCGGCCAGCACGCCGGCGCCGGGCACGGGGGTCCACGGCGCGTCCGGGCCGGTGGCGACGGCGAACCGGCCCAGGTAGTTGAAGCTGATCTGCGGCACCGGCAGCTCGGCCAGCACGGCCGCGGTGCCGGGGTTGAGGTAGCGCAGCAGCCCGTAGCCGAGGCCGTGGTCGGGCACGGCGTTGAGCTGTTCCTTGACCCGCTTCAGCGCGGTGCCGACGTCGTCCGGGCCGGGATCCAGCCGTACGGGAAAAATGCTCGTGAACCAGCCGAGCGTGCGCGACAGGCGTGCCGCCGGGTCGATCTGCTCCTCGCGGCCGTGGCCTTCCAGGGCGATCAGCGGGGGCGGCGTGTCGATGCCGCGGGCCCGCCGCCAGTCGGTGACGGCCAGCGCGAGCGCGGTCAGCAGCACGTCGTTGACCCCGGCGTGGAAGGCCGCGGGCACGGTGGTGAGCAGCGCGCTCGTGTGGTCGGCGGAGAGACGCAAAGTCAGCCGCCGTACGGTCTCCAGGTCGGCGACCGGGTCGAGCGCACGGCTTCCGAAGGCCGGGTCGGGGCCGCTCAGCTGCGCGGTCCAGTGCGTGAGTTCGGCGATCCGGCCGGGCCGGTGCGCGTCCGCGGTGACGATCTCGGCCCAGCGCTTCAGGGGCGTGCCGATCGGGGCCGGGGCGGTGCCCGCCCCCGCCTCGGCCAGGTCGGGCAGCAGGATCCGCCACGAGACGCCGTCGACGACGATGTGGTGCACGACCAGCACCAGATAGCCGGGGTCGAGGTGGACGGCCTGCGCCATCACCCCGGCCGACGGGTCGAGCCGCCGCCCGGCCTGCTGCGCCGCGTCGTCGGCCAGGGTGCGGATCTGGCTCTCGGTCAGCCCGGCGGCGTCGATCCGCTGCAGCCACTGTGCGGTGTCGACCGAGCCGGGCGGCGCGATCACGAGCCGGCTGGGGGTGCCGCGGACGAGCCGGGAGCGCAGCACGTCGTGCCGGTCGGCGATCGCCTGCAGCGTGCGGGGAAGGTCGGCGCCGGCCGGGACGCGTACGAGAAGCCACTGGTTGAAGGCTTGGAAGTCGCCGCCGCACTCGTCGAGCCAGGTCATGATCGGCAGCAGCGGCATCTCACCCACGCCCGCCGACGGGTCGTCGTCCACGTCGTCGCCGGTGGTGGTGAGCACGGGGGCCAGCGCGGCCACCGTGCGGTGCTGGAAGACTTGCCGCGGGGTGACCACCAGCCCGGCCTGGCGGGCCCGGATGACCAGCTGGATCGACACGATGCTGTCGCCGCCGAGCGCGAAGAAGTCGTCGTCCACACCCACTTCGGGCAGGCCCAGCACTTCGGCGTAGAGGGCGCAGAGCACCTCCTCGCGGGCGTCGCGGGCGGCCCCGCCGGTGGTCAGCGCGGCGAAGTCGGGGGCGGGCAGCGCGGCCCGGTCGACCTTGCCCGCGGTGGTCATCGGGATGCGGTCGAGCGGCACGAACGACGACGGCACCATGTAGTCGGGCAGCCAGCTGCGGGCGTGGGCGCGCAGGAGGTTCATGAGCGCGTGGGCGTCGCGGAAGGGGGCCGGCCGGTTCGCGTACGGGGGCGGGTTGCCCGAGGGCCGGTAGGCGGGCTGCGGCGTCAGGCCGGGCGGTGTGAAGACCACGTCGAGGCGGCCGTCGGAAGCGCCCGCGGTGAAGGTGACCTCGGCGTGCCAGCCGTGCCGCTCGGCCAGCCGGTACAGGTCCTCCGGGTCGTGGCCGCCGGGAGCGCTGCCGGTGAGGGCCGCGACGTCCGCGGCGAGCCGGGCGTTGGGCAGGCCGCTGATCCGCACCGGGGTCTCGCCGGTGAAGGACAGCTCGTCCCACGTGATCTCGTCGGCCGGCGCGGCCCGGAAGGTGGGGGCGGTCCGCAGCACCACGTCGTAGCGGTGACGGGTGAGCTCGTTGTGGAAACGTCCGCGCTTGACCCACACGGCCGCGGACGTCACGCCGGGCAGGGTGGCGAACAGGTCAGGGTCGACGAGCAGTTCGCCTTCCCACAGCACCGCGCGCCGCACCGCGTCCGGGTCGGCCTTCTGATGCCGTACGGCCTCGATGCCCGCCCGCAGCGCCGGCAGCGTCAGCAGGTGCCGCACGTCGCCCAGGAACACCGAGCCACCCGGCGCGAGCAGCCCGAACGCTTTGGTCAGCACGTCGATCAGGTAGTCGGCGGAGGGGAAGTACTGCGCCACCGAGTTGATCACGATGGTGTCGAAGTACCCGGGCGGCAGCCCGTCCACGTCGTCGGCGGGCCGGGCCGACAGTTCGACGCCGGGGAAATGCCCGCGCAGCGTGTGGATCGCTTCTTCGGAGAGATCGGTTCCCCAGTACGCCTCGACGTGCGGGGCGATCCGCGACAGGAGCAGGCCGCTGCCGACGCCGATCTCGAGCACCCGCCGCGGCTGCAGCGCGAAAATCGCGTCGACGGTGGCGTCGCGCCATTCGCGCATCTGCTCGACCGGGATCGGCAGCCCGTCGTAGCTGCTGTTCCAGCCGGTGAAGTTCTCGGCCCAGGACTCGGTGCGGCCGGCCGTGTAGAGCAGTTCGTGCAGCTCCTTCCACTGCTCGACCTGTTCCGCCGGGCCGTCCAGCCGGGGCACCACGTAGGCGGCCAGCCGCACGTCGCCCGGTTTGTCCTCGCGGGCCACGACGGCGACCTGGGCCACCGCGGGGTGCCGGCCGATCACGGTCTCGATCTCGCCCGGCTCGATCCGGTAGCCGCGCACCTTGACCTGGTTGTCGGCGCGCCCGACGAATTCGAGCCGCCCGTCCTCGCGCAGCCGCACCAGGTCACCGGTGCGGTAGAGGCGTTCCCCCGGTTTCCCGTACGGGTCGGCGACGAATCGCTCGGCGGTCAGCGCGGGCCGCCCCAGGTAGCCGCGGGCCAGCCCGGACCCGCCCAGGTAGAGCTCGCCGACGGCGCCCGCCGCGACCGGGCGCAGCGCGGCGTCGAGCACGTGGCAGGTGGTGCCGGGGTCGGCCACGCCGATGGGCACGGTGGCGCCGGGCGGCGTGTCCGGGTCGCACCGGCCGAGCGTCGAGTTGACGGTGGCCTCGGTCGGCCCGTACGCGTTGAACATGGGCCGGCCCCGCGCCCACCGGTTGACCAGTTCGGCCGAGACCCGTTCGGTGCCGGCCAGCAGCGTCGCGCCGGCCGGCAGGGTGCAGTCGGCGGGCATGGCGGCCAGCAACGCGGGCGGCAGGATCATCATGGTCACGCCGTGCTCGTGGGCGTAGCCGGCGAGTTCGGGGCCGGGCACCCGCCGCTCGGCCGGCACGACCACCAGGCGGCCGCCGGTGAGCAGGCCGTTGCACAGGTCGAAGAAGGCCACGTCGAAGCTGGGCGAGGCGAACTGCAGGACCCGGCTGTGCGGGCCCAGCCCGAGCCGTTCGGTCGCGGTGGCCAGCAGCTTGGCCACGCCCGAGTGCGACACGACGACACCCTTGGGCCGGCCGGTCGAGCCGGAGGTGTAGATGACGTACGCGGCGTTGTCCGGGGTCAGCGCGGGGGCCGGTGCGGTGGCCGGGTGCGGCTCGGCGGCCAGGTCCTCCAGCCGCACCGCGTCGCCGGGCAGCACGGTGGCCAGGCCGGCGGTGCTGAGCACGCAGATCGGCGCGGCGTCGCGGAGCAGGTAGGCGATCCGCTCGGCCGGGTACTCGGGGTCGATCGGCAGGTAGGCCGCGCCCGCCTTGAGCACGGCCACCTCGGCCACGATCAGGTCGGCCGAGCGGGGCAGGCACAGCCCGACCACCTGTTCCGGTCCGGCGCCGCGGGCGATCAGCGCGTGGGCCAGACGGTTGGCCCGCTCGTCGAGTTCGGCGTAGGTGAGGGCGGTGTCCTCGTGGACGACTGCCACCGCCCCGGGTCGTTGGCGCACCTGGGCCGAGAACAGTTCGGGCCAGGTGGCCAGGGTCACGACAGACTCGGTTCGGGCGATTTCGGGCACAGCGGAGCAACACCTCTCGAAGGTGACGTCGGTGGGGGGTGGGTCAGCTGATCAGCGAGGGCTGCTGCGTGCTCGTCGTGCGCCGCGCGACCGAGGCCAGGATCTCGGCCGAACGCACCGACGTGTTGGACAGCAGCGACGACGAAATGCCGTGCGTGTGCTCGGTCCCGCCCTGCAGATAGACCCCGGCCCGTACGCGGGGACCCAGGTCCACCCGGTAGTCGCGGGCCACGACGACCTGACCGGCCTCGTCGCGCCGGCACTCGGCGGCCAGGTCGCCCAGCAGCGCGGCCGGGTCGGGCTGGCGGTAGCCGGTGGCGAAGACCACGGCGTCGGCCTCCAGCACCTGCCGCTCTCCGGTGATCATCGACTCGACCACGGTGTGCACCTTGTCGCCCAGGCGGACGGCCTCGGTCACCTTGGACACGTTGAGCAGCCGCAGCCGCTCCTCGCCGCGCACCTTCTCCTGATAGACCCGGCGGGACAGGTCCTCGATCAGGTCCTGGTCGACCACCGAGTAGTTGGTGTTGCCGTGGTAGTCGAGCATCATCTGCTTGACCTGCGCGGGCGCCGCGAAGAAGTCGTCCACGGCGGCAGGGTCGAAGATGCGGTTGGCGAAGGCGCTGTCGTCGGCCGGGCTGTAGCCGTACCGGGTGATCACCGCATTGACCTCGGCCTGCGGGAACTCGCGGTGCAGGTAGTCGACGGCCTCGGCCGCGCTCTGCCCGGCGCCGACCACCACGAACCGCTTGGACGAGGGGGCCTCGACCTTGAGCCGCTCGGCGCTGGGCAGCAGGTCGCGGGTGTGCCAGATGCGGTCGTCGGCGGTCACCCCGTCGGGCAGCCGCGGCGTGAGGCCGGTGCCCAGCACCAGGTTGCGGGCCCGGTGCACCAGCGGCTCGGCGGCGCCGGTGACGTCGGCCGAGACCACGTCGAACCACGCCACGTCGCCGTCGTGCAGCACGGGCCGGATCGCCACGACCTCACGGCCGTACGTGACGTCGCCGTCGACCAGCTCGGCCGCCCACTGCAGATAGTCGTGGAACTCCATGCGGGACGGGAAGAAGTTCTTCTGGTTGATGAAGTCGATCAGCCGGTCCCGGCTCTGCAGGTAGCACAGGAAGCTGAAGTCACTCTTCGGATTACGCAGGGTGACGAGGTCTTTGAGGAACGAGACCTGCATCGTCGCGTCCTCGAGCAGCATCCCC from the Paractinoplanes abujensis genome contains:
- a CDS encoding lysine N(6)-hydroxylase/L-ornithine N(5)-oxygenase family protein codes for the protein MSEEPFDGDRSVLDLVGVGFGPSNLALAIAVAEHNAERRRTPGTPPVTAAFVERQRAFGWHRGMLLEDATMQVSFLKDLVTLRNPKSDFSFLCYLQSRDRLIDFINQKNFFPSRMEFHDYLQWAAELVDGDVTYGREVVAIRPVLHDGDVAWFDVVSADVTGAAEPLVHRARNLVLGTGLTPRLPDGVTADDRIWHTRDLLPSAERLKVEAPSSKRFVVVGAGQSAAEAVDYLHREFPQAEVNAVITRYGYSPADDSAFANRIFDPAAVDDFFAAPAQVKQMMLDYHGNTNYSVVDQDLIEDLSRRVYQEKVRGEERLRLLNVSKVTEAVRLGDKVHTVVESMITGERQVLEADAVVFATGYRQPDPAALLGDLAAECRRDEAGQVVVARDYRVDLGPRVRAGVYLQGGTEHTHGISSSLLSNTSVRSAEILASVARRTTSTQQPSLIS